A DNA window from uncultured Methanoregula sp. contains the following coding sequences:
- the hisC gene encoding histidinol-phosphate transaminase, with the protein MERLVRSCYKKKSGYVFAKKAEDIAREYGIDRIARLASNENPEPLSPAALAAAEAALKTVNRYPDERVNVLMNGLRSRYGDYHFVTGVGMDGVIETIIRTLVEPGEQVAISTPTFSFYALAAMGQGAEVITVPRESDFSVDPKKLIRAAKTAKITVLCSPNNPTGNASPIDAVEEILEGIEGLLFLDNAYVEFSGIDYLPLMKKHENLVLGRTLSKVYSLAGLRVGYAFTPRWLPPWYQRAGTPFTVNSVSMAAAAAALTDQAHAERYIAQVKKWRKRFLEEVNLPVLPSDANFVMIDVAPKRSDEVVEELARHGVVVRSCRSFSGLEDHYIRVSVGEDWENELFVRVINSL; encoded by the coding sequence ATGGAGCGCTTGGTTAGATCCTGTTACAAGAAGAAGAGCGGCTATGTCTTTGCCAAGAAGGCCGAGGACATAGCCCGCGAGTATGGTATCGACCGGATAGCACGCCTTGCCAGCAACGAGAATCCCGAACCCCTCTCTCCGGCTGCATTAGCCGCTGCAGAGGCCGCCTTAAAGACGGTCAACCGCTATCCGGACGAAAGAGTGAACGTGCTCATGAACGGCCTGCGTTCCCGGTACGGGGATTACCATTTCGTGACCGGTGTCGGGATGGACGGCGTGATCGAGACGATCATTCGCACGCTCGTGGAGCCGGGAGAACAGGTCGCTATCTCGACCCCCACGTTCTCGTTCTATGCTCTTGCGGCAATGGGACAGGGCGCGGAGGTCATCACGGTTCCCCGTGAGTCGGACTTCTCGGTGGACCCAAAGAAGCTAATCCGGGCGGCCAAGACCGCCAAGATCACCGTTCTCTGCTCGCCCAACAACCCCACCGGGAACGCGAGCCCCATTGACGCGGTTGAGGAGATTCTCGAAGGGATCGAGGGACTCCTCTTCCTCGACAATGCGTATGTCGAGTTCTCGGGGATCGATTATCTCCCGCTCATGAAGAAGCACGAGAACCTGGTCCTGGGCCGGACCCTCTCGAAAGTTTACTCGCTCGCCGGCCTCCGGGTCGGATATGCGTTCACGCCCCGCTGGCTTCCCCCCTGGTACCAGCGGGCGGGAACCCCGTTCACCGTCAATTCAGTCTCGATGGCTGCGGCTGCCGCAGCCCTCACGGATCAGGCCCACGCAGAGCGGTACATTGCGCAGGTGAAAAAGTGGCGGAAACGGTTTTTAGAGGAAGTGAACCTTCCTGTCCTTCCCTCGGACGCGAACTTCGTCATGATCGATGTTGCGCCGAAGAGAAGCGACGAGGTTGTTGAGGAACTCGCCCGCCATGGCGTGGTAGTCCGTTCCTGCCGGAGCTTCTCGGGGCTCGAAGACCACTACATACGGGTCAGTGTCGGAGAAGACTGGGAGAACGAGTTGTTTGTCCGGGTGATAAACTCATTATGA
- a CDS encoding adenylate kinase family protein gives MMCGITGTPGTGKSAIGDELARRGFRVVHLTDTIGPYVVGDDEKRDAQVIDVDRWAEEFIPVEGFVEGHFAHLLPCDLVVVLRCRPDELKARLSQRKYRPAKIRENAEAEALDSCLIETVEEHDPSHIFELDTTGRDAAYCAEQIEQFYLGRIPADFGHIDWTEYLEIQP, from the coding sequence ATGATGTGCGGCATCACCGGCACCCCGGGCACCGGCAAATCGGCGATAGGTGATGAGCTGGCCCGCCGGGGATTCCGGGTGGTCCATCTCACGGATACGATCGGCCCGTACGTTGTCGGGGATGACGAGAAGCGGGATGCCCAGGTGATCGATGTTGACCGGTGGGCTGAAGAGTTTATCCCGGTCGAAGGGTTTGTCGAAGGCCACTTCGCCCATCTCCTCCCCTGCGATCTCGTCGTGGTTCTTCGCTGCCGCCCGGATGAACTCAAAGCCCGCCTTTCCCAGAGAAAATACCGCCCGGCCAAGATCCGGGAGAATGCCGAGGCCGAGGCGCTCGACTCCTGTCTCATCGAGACCGTGGAAGAGCACGATCCCTCGCACATCTTCGAACTCGACACCACCGGCCGCGATGCCGCGTATTGCGCCGAACAAATCGAGCAGTTCTATTTAGGCCGGATACCGGCCGATTTCGGCCACATCGACTGGACGGAATATCTGGAGATCCAGCCATGA
- a CDS encoding CDP-alcohol phosphatidyltransferase family protein — protein sequence MTLDNYRSHAKVYFDPLVAIAIRCHLTPNFFTLAALVASGLAGILFYLRLELWGVLAVAANAFCDAMDGAVAREMKCQSKRGDFLDHAVDRFADIFIITGIFAGGLVPWQIGVFALTGVLMSSYLGTQAQAVGVGRYYGGILGRADRLVMIMAVGIIDMLVPLSFYGLSLLGWMLFLFGFFGYITAFQRFAYVWQKVE from the coding sequence ATGACCCTCGACAATTACCGCTCCCATGCCAAAGTCTATTTCGACCCGCTCGTTGCAATAGCTATCCGGTGCCATCTCACCCCGAACTTCTTCACCCTAGCGGCGCTTGTTGCCTCGGGCCTTGCCGGAATCCTGTTCTACCTCCGGCTGGAACTCTGGGGTGTGCTTGCCGTTGCCGCCAATGCGTTCTGCGATGCCATGGACGGCGCCGTTGCCCGCGAGATGAAGTGCCAGAGCAAGCGCGGGGATTTCCTCGACCATGCGGTTGACCGGTTTGCCGACATCTTCATCATCACCGGTATCTTTGCCGGGGGGCTCGTCCCGTGGCAGATCGGGGTCTTCGCCCTGACCGGTGTCCTGATGTCCTCGTATCTCGGCACCCAGGCCCAGGCGGTCGGCGTTGGCCGGTACTATGGCGGAATACTCGGGCGTGCGGACCGCCTGGTCATGATCATGGCAGTCGGCATCATCGACATGCTGGTCCCCTTAAGTTTCTACGGCCTCTCCCTTCTCGGGTGGATGCTCTTCCTCTTCGGGTTCTTTGGCTATATCACCGCATTCCAGCGTTTCGCGTACGTGTGGCAGAAAGTGGAATAA
- a CDS encoding RDD family protein yields the protein MSRCPRCKSEVADELTHCPVCRKELSGCLYAPVGSEGKAGSPVPEELGSRIGYAGFWRRLCATIPDLIVVGLAAVVIKSLLEKYALPYPILATLFLAGVFYLALYSPVFLSSRYQATPGKMLFGVIVVYDNGRQLPFSRALIRELGKYVSLILFGLGFFLIGVSKKKQGLHDLLALTVVVRRSDCHIYERSNIQNPHAVRNRLRASGLIICICLACTLAPIAYFGTLPPKTVTPQFFAARGLSSAADTLAETKYPEYSLEVYNTAIELQPNDTAIQVKKLYVLDRLGRMDEAQVYLEEMIAMYPNETTPVILKGDLALQQGKFTEALASYEKALAADPKNPKIWIKKGDAHLLMAMTGMHEMRDMYHNLTISSGKPGQWQNAAPVDAFATTKPYQDAVSAYNKAIELDPMTSVAISGRILSSTGNLVDTYQGILQDM from the coding sequence ATGTCACGGTGCCCGCGGTGCAAATCTGAAGTTGCCGATGAACTGACGCACTGCCCGGTCTGCCGCAAGGAGTTGTCCGGGTGCCTCTATGCCCCTGTGGGATCGGAAGGAAAAGCCGGTTCCCCTGTTCCGGAAGAGCTGGGCAGCCGGATAGGGTATGCCGGGTTCTGGCGCAGGCTCTGCGCCACCATTCCCGACCTGATCGTTGTCGGCCTCGCCGCCGTTGTTATAAAATCCCTGCTCGAAAAATATGCGCTGCCGTACCCCATTCTCGCAACCCTCTTTCTCGCCGGCGTCTTCTATCTGGCCCTGTACTCCCCCGTCTTTCTCAGTTCCCGGTACCAGGCAACGCCCGGAAAGATGCTTTTTGGGGTGATCGTTGTCTATGACAACGGGCGGCAGCTCCCGTTCTCCCGGGCCCTGATCCGGGAACTGGGTAAATATGTATCGCTCATCCTCTTCGGGCTCGGATTTTTCCTAATCGGGGTTTCGAAAAAGAAGCAGGGGCTCCACGATCTCCTGGCCCTGACCGTTGTCGTGCGCAGGTCGGACTGCCACATCTACGAACGCTCGAACATCCAGAACCCCCATGCAGTCAGAAACCGGCTCCGTGCATCGGGTCTTATCATCTGCATCTGCCTTGCCTGCACCCTTGCCCCGATCGCCTACTTCGGGACTCTCCCGCCAAAGACCGTGACCCCCCAGTTCTTCGCAGCCAGGGGCTTAAGCTCGGCGGCCGATACTCTTGCTGAGACAAAATACCCTGAATATTCCCTTGAAGTCTACAATACGGCGATCGAGCTCCAGCCCAACGATACCGCGATCCAGGTGAAGAAACTCTATGTGCTCGATCGCCTGGGGAGAATGGACGAGGCGCAGGTGTACCTGGAAGAGATGATCGCGATGTATCCCAACGAGACCACACCCGTGATACTCAAAGGGGATCTCGCGCTCCAGCAGGGAAAATTTACAGAAGCGCTTGCCAGTTACGAGAAAGCGCTGGCGGCAGACCCGAAGAATCCCAAGATCTGGATCAAGAAAGGCGATGCCCACCTCCTGATGGCAATGACGGGCATGCATGAGATGCGGGACATGTACCATAACCTTACGATCAGTTCGGGCAAGCCGGGCCAGTGGCAGAATGCAGCGCCGGTCGATGCCTTCGCGACAACCAAGCCCTACCAGGATGCCGTGAGTGCCTACAACAAGGCGATCGAGCTCGATCCCATGACGAGCGTTGCCATATCCGGCCGGATCCTCTCGTCGACCGGCAACCTTGTCGACACCTACCAGGGAATCCTGCAGGATATGTGA
- a CDS encoding TfuA-related McrA-glycine thioamidation protein: MPRIIVFLGPSLDLAAAQSILTADYRPPAKRGDLLRAAEEGAGIIGLIDGVFHQESAVAHREILAAVKKGVRVVGASSMGALRAAEMDTLGMAGVGEIYRMYRSGELISDDEVALVFDPVTGMSLSEPLINIRFTLKRAQNEGILSGPEHEVLLAAARAVFYPQRTYRSVVAKAGDAVSATTKERFLLWADTHVCDQKREDAVAALEYIREIAGLEGAP, encoded by the coding sequence ATGCCACGGATCATCGTCTTTCTCGGGCCAAGTCTTGATCTGGCAGCAGCTCAATCGATTCTTACGGCAGACTACCGTCCGCCGGCAAAGAGGGGCGATCTCCTCCGGGCTGCCGAAGAAGGGGCAGGAATCATCGGGCTCATCGACGGGGTCTTCCACCAGGAGAGCGCGGTTGCCCATCGCGAGATCCTTGCGGCGGTAAAAAAAGGCGTCCGGGTTGTCGGCGCATCCAGCATGGGAGCCCTCCGGGCAGCCGAGATGGACACGCTCGGGATGGCCGGGGTAGGCGAGATCTACCGGATGTACAGGAGCGGCGAGCTCATCTCGGACGACGAGGTCGCCCTGGTCTTTGACCCGGTTACCGGGATGTCGCTCTCGGAGCCGCTCATCAATATCCGCTTCACGCTGAAACGGGCGCAGAACGAAGGGATTCTCAGCGGCCCGGAGCATGAGGTGCTCCTTGCGGCTGCCAGGGCCGTCTTCTATCCCCAGAGGACCTACCGGTCGGTTGTTGCAAAAGCCGGGGATGCGGTCAGCGCCACGACAAAGGAGCGGTTCCTCCTATGGGCGGATACCCATGTCTGCGACCAGAAGCGGGAGGACGCCGTAGCGGCACTCGAATATATCAGGGAGATCGCGGGATTGGAAGGGGCGCCATGA
- a CDS encoding YcaO-related McrA-glycine thioamidation protein, giving the protein MQLQSCKKTYYNETQRAVPLGETLARIEPKVPAAGITRVADITSLDRIGIPVFSCIRPTAESGAITVYNGKGATIEESRISAIMEGIERYSSEIHDRRTILAPFQQMHAHGQVLDPKDLILPEGADTDRLMAWIEGYDIANNHPVFVPAFAVFHPLPHNYRGLARTNTNGLASGNTIEEAIFHALSEVIERDAWSLVEACRDTGPCLTEIDDPALAEMLKKFSDAQVEVKVRDITSDIGIPTIAAVADDVLLKDPSLLTIGIGTHTSARIAVMRALTEVAQSRLTQIHGAREDTTLAELRKKMGYERAKRINGYWYKERGTVPYRDLPSSDSDDFLTDIQGVIERLRAKGLDRVIVVDLTREEIGIPVVRVIVPGLEVFAMDPERRGVRVNNATDHRLSRAKS; this is encoded by the coding sequence ATGCAGCTCCAGTCCTGCAAAAAGACCTATTACAACGAGACGCAGCGGGCGGTTCCGCTGGGTGAGACGCTTGCACGGATCGAACCCAAAGTCCCGGCAGCCGGCATCACCCGCGTTGCCGACATAACGAGCCTCGACCGGATCGGCATCCCGGTTTTTTCCTGCATCCGCCCGACCGCCGAATCCGGGGCCATCACCGTATACAACGGGAAAGGGGCAACCATAGAAGAGTCGCGGATCTCGGCTATCATGGAGGGCATCGAACGCTACTCGTCCGAGATCCATGACCGGAGGACGATCCTTGCCCCCTTCCAGCAGATGCATGCCCACGGGCAGGTGCTCGATCCAAAGGATCTCATCCTTCCCGAGGGAGCCGACACCGACCGGCTCATGGCCTGGATCGAAGGCTACGATATCGCAAACAACCACCCGGTCTTCGTGCCGGCCTTCGCGGTCTTCCACCCGCTCCCGCACAACTACCGGGGACTCGCCCGCACCAATACCAACGGGCTTGCGTCCGGCAATACCATCGAGGAGGCGATCTTCCATGCACTCTCGGAAGTGATCGAGCGGGACGCCTGGTCGCTTGTCGAGGCCTGCCGCGATACCGGGCCCTGCCTGACCGAGATCGATGACCCGGCGCTTGCGGAGATGCTGAAGAAATTCTCCGATGCCCAGGTTGAAGTAAAAGTGCGGGATATCACAAGCGACATCGGCATCCCGACGATCGCTGCAGTTGCGGACGATGTTCTCCTCAAGGATCCATCGCTTCTCACGATCGGTATCGGCACGCACACCAGTGCCCGGATCGCGGTGATGCGGGCGCTCACCGAAGTGGCACAGAGCCGGCTCACCCAGATTCACGGGGCACGGGAGGACACAACCCTTGCCGAGCTCCGCAAGAAGATGGGATACGAGCGGGCAAAACGGATCAACGGCTACTGGTACAAGGAACGCGGGACCGTCCCGTACCGGGACCTGCCGTCATCGGACAGCGACGATTTCTTGACCGATATACAGGGGGTCATCGAACGGCTCCGGGCAAAGGGGCTGGACCGGGTCATTGTCGTGGACCTGACAAGGGAAGAGATCGGCATTCCGGTTGTTCGGGTCATCGTGCCGGGCCTCGAAGTCTTTGCCATGGACCCGGAGCGGCGGGGGGTGCGGGTAAACAATGCCACGGATCATCGTCTTTCTCGGGCCAAGTCTTGA
- a CDS encoding GlpM family protein: MDEYAMDYSYLVLKFIVGGGVIVGVTFLAQQVDAKYAGILIAAPILTLLAFLFTYSESGLSTSRQLVIGAFWFAIPTLLFLLALYLLLARYPVGPSLGGAFGVWFVAILAMNQMLYGAWPAI, from the coding sequence ATGGATGAATACGCTATGGATTACTCGTACCTGGTCCTGAAGTTCATCGTGGGCGGGGGAGTCATCGTGGGGGTGACGTTCCTGGCCCAGCAGGTGGATGCGAAATATGCCGGCATCCTGATCGCTGCCCCGATCCTGACCCTTCTTGCGTTCCTCTTCACGTATTCCGAGAGCGGTCTCTCCACGTCCCGGCAGCTGGTCATCGGGGCATTCTGGTTTGCCATCCCCACGCTCCTCTTCCTGCTGGCGCTCTACCTCCTCCTGGCCCGGTATCCTGTTGGACCCAGCCTCGGCGGGGCATTCGGGGTCTGGTTCGTGGCAATCCTCGCGATGAACCAGATGCTCTACGGGGCCTGGCCGGCTATCTAG
- the fen gene encoding flap endonuclease-1, whose amino-acid sequence MGVALRDIIAEYKTPVTWEALPGIAAIDANNALYQFLTIIRQPDGTPLMDSKGRVTSHLSGILFRMASFMEKGIKPVFVFDGKPAALKQATIDERRKLRDTAGEKWKEAVERGDDEEAYKQARSATRVDTTIVETSKELLRLMGIPVVQAPGEGEAQASYMVAKGDARYVVSQDYDNLLFGAPTLVRNLTVSGKRKIRGRQITVSPERIVLADTLAGLKLTREQLIQIGILIGTDFNPGVDGVGAKTGLKIVLKGEFEAKIREKIPDFDPAPVIDMFLHPPVTDDYSVAAGHPDPEGIKKLLCDGYEFSEDRIGRALEGFSVKAGQKTLESWF is encoded by the coding sequence ATGGGTGTTGCACTACGGGACATCATCGCTGAATACAAGACCCCGGTTACCTGGGAGGCTCTCCCGGGGATTGCGGCGATCGATGCAAACAATGCGCTGTACCAGTTCCTGACAATCATCCGGCAGCCGGACGGGACGCCGCTGATGGACAGCAAGGGCCGGGTCACCTCCCATCTCTCGGGGATACTCTTCCGGATGGCAAGTTTCATGGAGAAGGGTATCAAGCCGGTCTTTGTCTTCGATGGCAAGCCTGCGGCGCTGAAGCAGGCGACCATCGATGAGCGCCGGAAACTCCGGGACACTGCCGGGGAGAAGTGGAAGGAGGCCGTGGAGCGGGGCGACGACGAGGAGGCCTACAAGCAGGCCCGGTCGGCGACACGGGTCGATACCACCATTGTCGAGACGTCAAAGGAACTGCTCCGGCTCATGGGAATTCCCGTTGTGCAGGCCCCGGGGGAGGGCGAGGCCCAGGCCTCCTACATGGTGGCAAAGGGGGATGCCCGGTACGTTGTCTCGCAGGACTATGACAACCTGCTCTTCGGTGCCCCGACCCTTGTCCGGAATCTGACGGTCTCGGGAAAAAGGAAGATCCGGGGCCGGCAGATTACCGTAAGCCCGGAGCGGATCGTGCTTGCCGACACCTTGGCCGGCCTGAAGCTCACACGGGAGCAGCTCATCCAGATCGGTATCCTGATCGGGACCGACTTCAACCCGGGTGTTGACGGCGTTGGTGCAAAGACAGGGCTCAAGATCGTCCTGAAGGGAGAGTTTGAAGCAAAGATCAGAGAGAAGATCCCGGACTTCGATCCCGCCCCGGTCATCGATATGTTCCTCCACCCGCCGGTGACGGACGATTATTCGGTTGCCGCCGGCCACCCGGACCCGGAAGGGATAAAAAAACTCCTCTGCGACGGGTACGAGTTCTCCGAGGACCGCATCGGCAGGGCGCTGGAAGGCTTCTCGGTCAAAGCCGGCCAGAAGACGCTTGAGAGCTGGTTCTGA